The following are from one region of the Magallana gigas chromosome 6, xbMagGiga1.1, whole genome shotgun sequence genome:
- the LOC105341275 gene encoding uncharacterized protein, translating to MESFSSRIGNGLQHMSESLFVGMCQMVGTLKQVVIRRETVDINDMLNRQIKTNNKVIRMLSGSRREGFRLKGSDLDYMYWPNNHRVIIDISQYCNTANTTLILSDSSESPPGFALLELLTRSKCREVQLACVTMNDRVYISSSTFRQLTCSSLIPNSIEHGPCGSGYIAETVEYDFAWSFVSDCWPPSASSWIDRCHSWPGPEVVDDIIRNGIHFVAIGHPLGPHTNEEWRISFSQAEYKIVNSMNHCQFLTYGLLKLFLKEVMNQQSEDANKLLCSYHMKTTVFWAIQQNTLPHWCPQNLLAGFWVCFKLLLKWVYKGVCPNFFIPQNNLFLTKIHGPAQNRLFLQLHALYKKGLACLLQSSSIRSYIIDVLYNPTLSICTDESTMRSQVDYDVELVKEASMVSIHTTNLFRLIKAIHTLEQLVYSPLTHYQAVTMRKVTATLFQYTAFQLQNLYTNTVCNKQLYIADKISCQMLKLAAKFGCVSDMLYIAIYYYKTLRYREAFIVLEMTKVKLAQPYLMYRGRVDRERYTEAVGGQSWSTKMRQAVACDVRLSNKIGYISDLLLEQQSALHDMAIPVLFIPVFVMLHFLEFLCYRHVDTTLSQAALCELQILVHHDQGQFVADIFRDISWEILGICQQITGNLRAALYSYKQSLTQHPINNIQTATHRRIQDILSHQ from the exons ATGGAGTCATTTTCATCAAGAAT AGGCAATGGACTGCAGCACATGTCAGAGTCCTTGTTTGTGGGGATGTGTCAGATGGTTGGGACCTTAAAACAGGTGGTCATAAGGAGGGAGACAGTGGATATCAACGATATGCTGAACAgacaaataaaaactaataataAAGTTATTAGGATGCTGAGTGGAAGTCGCAGAGAAGGTTTCAGACTGAAGGGATCAGATTTAGACTATATGTACTGGCCAAACAACCACCGAGTGATCATAGACATTTCTCAGTATTGCAACACAGCCAATACAACCTTGATTCTCTCTGACAGTTCTGAGAGCCCACCAGGATTCGCTTTACTTGAGTTACTGACACGATCAAAATGCAGAGAAGTCCAATTAGCATGTGTCACAATGAATGATCGAGTATATATATCTAGTTCTACATTCAGACAGTTAACATGTTCATCACTTATTCCAAATTCTATCGAACATGGACCCTGTGGTAGTGGTTATATAGCAGAGACAGTCGAATATGACTTTGCTTGGAGTTTTGTTAGTGACTGTTGGCCTCCGTCTGCCTCCTCATGGATAGACAGATGTCACTCATGGCCTGGCCCTGAAGTTGTTGATGACATCATCAGGAATGGTATTCACTTTGTAGCAATTGGACACCCATTAGGACCACACACAAATGAAGAATGGAGAATTTCGTTTTCGCAGgcagaatataaaattgtgaaCTCAATGAACCACTGTCAGTTTTTGACTTATGGATTGTTAAAACTTTTTCTTAAAGAAGTAATGAATCAACAATCAGAAGACGCCAATAAGCTGCTGTGTTCCTATCACATGAAGACAACAGTTTTCTGGGcaattcaacaaaacacactGCCTCACTGGTGTCCACAAAATCTCCTGGCTGGTTTCTGGGTCTGCTTTAAACTCCTCCTTAAATGGGTGTATAAGGGAGTTTGTCCTAACTTTTTCATACCACAGAACAACCTGTTTCTGACAAAGATCCATGGCCCAGCACAAAACAGATTGTTCCTACAGTTACATGCATTGTACAAGAAAGGTCTGGCCTGTCTGTTACAGAGTTCCTCCATCAGGTCCTACATCATTGATGTCCTGTACAATCCTACACTTTCTATTTGTACAGATGAGAGTACAATGAGGTCTCAAGTTGATTATGATGTAGAACTTGTCAAAGAGGCATCTATGGTCAGCATACACACAACAAACCTATTTCGCCTTATCAAAGCCATTCACACCTTAGAACAGTTGGTATATTCACCCCTGACACACTATCAAGCTGTTACGATGCGGAAAGTTACAGCCACCTTATTTCAGTATACTGCATTTCAGTTACAAAATTTGTACACCAACACAGTTTGCAATAAACAGCTATATATTGCGGACAAAATATCCTGTCAAATGCTGAAATTAGCAGCCAAGTTTGGGTGTGTTTCTGATATGTTGTACATTGccatttattattataagacACTCCGATACAGGGAAGCTTTTATTGTTTTAGAGATGACAAAGGTCAAGTTAGCACAGCCGTATCTGATGTATAGGGGACGTGTAGACAGAGAGAGGTACACTGAGGCTGTAGGGGGACAGTCCTGGTCTACAAAGATGAGACAGGCCGTAGCATGTGATGTTAGACTTAGTAACAAAATCGGTTATATCAGTGATCTGTTACTGGAACAACAGTCTGCTCTGCATGATATGGCTATTCCTGTATTATTTATCCCAGTGTTTGTAATGTTACATTTCCTGGAGTTCTTGTGTTACAGACACGTTGATACAACATTATCACAAGCAGCTCTATGTGAGCTTCAGATCCTAGTCCACCATGATCAGGGTCAGTTTGTGGCTGATATTTTCAGAGACATCTCTTGGGAgatcctggggatctgtcaacagatcacAGGAAACCTCCGAGCTGCTCTTTATTCATACAAACAGTCACTCACGCAGCATCCAATCAACAACATACAAACTGCTACTCATAGAAGAATACAGGATATACTCTCACACCAGTAA